One part of the Anaerofustis stercorihominis DSM 17244 genome encodes these proteins:
- a CDS encoding LURP-one-related/scramblase family protein, whose product MKELIIKEKIMSFLDSYDVYDKNGDVIYRIKGSISLGHCFKVYNKHDEEVAILKEELLKLLPSFKIIVNDECIGHIKKELTFLRPKFNIEFKGWKVKGNIWEWDYSIYDERNTIAEISKKIISFTDTYTIKVFNDEDELNVLFIVAAIDAIKCSQSGN is encoded by the coding sequence AAGAAAAAATAATGTCATTTTTGGATAGTTATGATGTTTACGATAAAAACGGAGATGTGATATATAGAATAAAAGGAAGTATTTCTTTGGGACACTGTTTTAAAGTATATAATAAACATGATGAAGAGGTAGCAATTTTAAAGGAAGAACTCTTAAAGCTCCTTCCGAGCTTTAAGATAATAGTAAATGATGAATGTATTGGTCATATCAAAAAGGAACTTACCTTTTTAAGACCGAAATTCAATATAGAATTTAAAGGCTGGAAAGTCAAAGGAAATATTTGGGAATGGGATTACAGCATTTATGATGAAAGAAATACCATAGCCGAGATTTCAAAGAAGATAATAAGTTTTACGGATACATATACAATCAAAGTTTTTAACGACGAAGACGAGCTTAATGTGCTGTTTATCGTAGCGGCAATAGATGCAATAAAATGTTCTCAGTCGGGAAATTAA